In Cinclus cinclus chromosome 13, bCinCin1.1, whole genome shotgun sequence, a genomic segment contains:
- the HYPK gene encoding huntingtin-interacting protein K, giving the protein MAAEGDVELELETEPNGSGGGSDGAGGRAAEKPRKHDSGAADLERVTDYAEEKEIQSSNLETAMSVIGDRRSREQKAKQEREKELAKVTIKKEDLELIMTEMEISRAAAERSLREHMGNVVEALITLTN; this is encoded by the exons ATGGCGGCGGAGGGCGATGTGGAGCTGGAGCTTGAGACGGAGCCGAACGGCTCCGGCGGCGGCAGCGATGGGGCGGGTGGTCGTGCAGCCGAGAAGCCGCGGAAGCACGATAGCGGCGCGGCGGACCTGGAGCGCGTCACGGACTAcgcggaggagaaggagatcCAGAGCTCCAACCTGGAGACG GCTATGTCGGTGATCGGAGACCGGAGGTCCCGGGAGCAGAAAGCCAAGCAGGAGAG GGAGAAAGAACTGGCAAAAGTGACCATCAAGAAGGAGGATCTAGAGCTGATT aTGACGGAGATGGAAATATCACGAGCCGCAGCGGAGCGCAGCCTGCGCGAGCACATGGGCAACGTGGTGGAGGCTCTCATCACCCTCACCAACTGA
- the SERF2 gene encoding small EDRK-rich factor 2 isoform X2 produces the protein MTRGNQRELARQKNLKKQSDSGKGKRRDDGLSAAARKQRDSEIMQQKQKKADEKKEGNK, from the exons ATGACCC GCGGGAACCAGCGCGAACTGGCGCGGCAGAAGAACCTGAAGAAGCAGAGCGACTCGGGCAAGGGCAAGCGGCGGGACGACGGGCTCTCGGCTGCCGCCCGCAAGCAGAG GGACTCGGAGAtcatgcagcagaagcagaagaaggCCGACGAGAAGAAGGAAGGCAACAAGTAG
- the LOC134049158 gene encoding peptidyl-prolyl cis-trans isomerase FKBP8-like produces MPGPSPGGSPERETGAGGRPRGPGRDRRVRFRLPHTAIAVPSVREEERLFYRRLEALAVPGPGGFGPLFASDGWSDLTEDRLLRKRVVWAGPGGSRPLPGQEVSVKVLGALEDGGLVERDPRLIFVPGHGDVVQVSPNWCAVQCRAGQRPGAPTRQPRRAHPQALELGVPTMQPGEVSFFLAAFPYAYGRPGREPDVPPEAPLLFEVTLLEVRDGPDPQRLPPAVRLRLGSQRRERGNFHFARGDFAAALRSYRLSLRALDGPATAPPGPEEEEELREQRVKCLNNCAAAELKLGRAEEALAACEAALRISPDNSRALLRRGQLLAEQRRDAEAALVLRKALELDPANKVIHTELSRLAKRQSPSSSTAPQNASHDPMPPPSPASPALPATEGAI; encoded by the exons ATGCCGGGCCCGTCGCCCGGCGGCTCCCCCGAGAGAGAAACAGGGGCCGGCGGGCGGCCGCGGGGGCCCGGCCGGGACCGGCGGGTGCGGTTCCGGCTGCCTCACACCGCCATCGCGGTGCCGTCGGTGCGCGAGGAGGAGCGGCTCTTCTACCGGCGGCTGGAGGCGCTGGCAGTGCCGGGGCCCGGCGGCTTCGGGCCGCTCTTCGCTTCCGACGGTTGGAGCGACTTGACGG AGGACCGGCTGCTGCGGAAGCGCGTGGtgtgggccgggccgggcgggtcGCGGCCGTTGCCGGGCCAGGAGGTGTCGGTGAAGGTGCTGGGCGCCCTGGAGGACGGTGGGCTGGTGGAGCGGGACCCGCGGCTCATCTTCGTGCCGGGTCACGGGGACGTCGTGCAGGTGAGCCCGAACTGGTGCGCGGTTCAATGCCGTGCGGGTCAGCGCCCCGGTGCTCCGACCCGCCAGCCCCGCCGTGCCCATCCGCAGGCTCTGGAGCTGGGCGTCCCCACCATGCAGCCCGGGGAGGTTTCCTTCTTCCTCGCCGCTTTCCCATACGCCTATGGCCGCCCGGGCAG GGAGCCCGATGTGCCGCCCGAAGCGCCGCTGCTGTTCGAGGTGACGCTGCTAGAGGTGAGGGACGGCCCCGACCCGCAGCGTCTGCCGCCCGCCGTCCGCCTGCGCCTGGGCTCGCAGCGCCGGGAGCGGGGCAACTTCCACTTCGCACGGGGTGACTTCGCGGCGGCGCTGCGATCATATCGGCTGTCCCTACGCGCCCTGGACGGCCCCGCTACCG CTCCGCCCGGGCccgaggaggaagaggagctgcgGGAGCAGCGCGTGAAGTGCCTCAACAACTGCGCGGCCGCCGAGCTGAAGCTGGGGCGCGCGGAGGAGGCTCTGGCGGCCTGCGAGGCGGCCCTGCGGATCAGCCCCGACAACAGTCGGGCGTTGCTCCGGCGCGGGCAG CTGTTGGCAGAGCAGCGCCGGGACGCAGAGGCGGCGCTCGTCTTGAGGAAAGCCCTGGAGCTGGACCCGGCCAACAAG GTGATCCACACCGAGCTCTCACGGCTGGCGAAGCGCCAGAGTCCCTCATCCAGCACCGCCCCGCAGAATGCCAGCCACGACCCGATGCCGCCGCCGAGCCCCGC ATCCCCCGCACTGCCCGCGACGGAAGGAGCGATCTGA
- the SERF2 gene encoding small EDRK-rich factor 2 isoform X1 — protein sequence MGVQRGMDRSNDWLWRPLKSGAGRGVGGGQCGTWRWSGGGRERRHDPREPARTGAAEEPEEAERLGQGQAAGRRALGCRPQAEVSAGPALPASPAPLLAPAPRRCRPRRQPRRALRRDSEIMQQKQKKADEKKEGNK from the exons ATGGGAGTGCAGCGGGGGATGGATCGGAGCAATGATTGGCTGTGGCGTCCCTTAAAaagcggcgcggggcggggtgtgggggggggtCAGTGCGGGACGTGGCGGTGGAGTGGAGGTGGGAGGGAGCGGCGCCATGACCC GCGGGAACCAGCGCGAACTGGCGCGGCAGAAGAACCTGAAGAAGCAGAGCGACTCGGGCAAGGGCAAGCGGCGGGACGACGGGCTCTCGGCTGCCGCCCGCAAGCAGAGGTGAGCGCCGGGCCGGCCCTGCCGGCTTCCCCCGCCCCGCTCCTTGCTCCCGCCCCGCGGCGGTgccggccccgccgccagcCCCGCCGCGCTCTCCGCAGGGACTCGGAGAtcatgcagcagaagcagaagaaggCCGACGAGAAGAAGGAAGGCAACAAGTAG
- the CKMT1A gene encoding creatine kinase U-type, mitochondrial has product MASTFARALSARRSAGLLAMVGAGSLAAGFLLARDSVSAGDRQRRRYPPSADYPDLRKHNNCMASNLTPAIYARLCDKATPNGWTLDQCIQTGVDNPGHPFIKTVGIVAGDEETYEVFADLFDPVIQERHNGYNPRTMKHTTDLDATKIKFGQFDERYVLSSRVRTGRSIRGLSLPPACTRAERREVEKVTVDALSGLTGDLAGRYYRLSEMTEQEQQQLIDDHFLFDKPVSPLLTAAGMARDWPDARGIWHNHQKTFLIWINEEDHTRVISMEKGGNMKRVFERFCRGLKEVERLIQERGWEFMWNERLGYILTCPSNLGTGLRAGVHIKLPLLSKDSRFPKILENLRLQKRGTGGVDTAAKGGVFDISNLDRLGKSEVELVQLVIDGVNYLIDCERRLEKGQDIRIPSPLQQFRH; this is encoded by the exons ATGGCCAGCACCTTCGCCCGCGCTCTCTCCGCTCGCCGCTCCGCCGGCCTCCTGGCCATGGTGGGAGCCGGCTCGCTCGCCGCCGGCTTCCTACTCGCCCGGGACTCGGTCAGCGCGGGCGACCGTCAGCGTCGGCGATACCCTCCCAG CGCTGACTACCCTGACCTGCGGAAGCACAACAACTGCATGGCCAGCAACCTGACGCCAGCCATCTATGCCAGGCTCTGTGACAAGGCAACTCCAAATGGCTGGACCTTGGACCAGTGCATTCAGACTGGCGTTGACAACCCTGGCCACCCCTTCATCAAGACTGTGGGCATTGTAGCTGGTGATGAAGAGACCTACGAG GTGTTTGCCGACCTGTTTGACCCCGTGATCCAGGAGCGGCACAATGGATACAACCCCCGCACCATGAAGCACACCACAGACCTGGACGCCACAAAG ATAAAGTTTGGCCAGTTTGATGAGCGCTATGTGCTCTCGTCCCGGGTCCGAACTGGGCGCAGCATCCGTGGCCTGAGCCTGCCGCCAGCCTGCACCCGTGCTGAGAGACGAGAGGTGGAGAAAGTGACTGTGGATGCACTGAGTGGGCTCACTGGGGACCTGGCAGGCCGGTACTACCGCCTCAGCGAGATGAccgagcaggagcagcagcagctcattgAC gaCCACTTCCTCTTTGACAAGCCGGTGTCCCCGctcctgacagcagcaggaatggctCGGGACTGGCCTGACGCCCGAGGGATCTG GCACAACCACCAGAAGACCTTCTTGATCTGGATCAATGAGGAGGACCACACACGTGTCATCTCTATGGAGAAGGGGGGCAACATGAAGCGTGTTTTTGAGCGGTTTTGCCGGGGCCTAAAGGAG GTGGAGCGGCTAATCCAGGAGCGAGGCTGGGAGTTCATGTGGAATGAGCGGCTGGGTTACATCCTGACCTGTCCCTCTAACCTGGGCACGGGGCTGCGAGCAGGTGTCCACATCAAGCTGCCATTGCTCAGCAAG GACAGCCGCTTCCCTAAGATCTTAGAGAACCTCCGGCTACAGAAGCGTGGGACGGGTGGTGTGGACACTGCGGCCAAAGGCGGCGTCTTTGACATCTCCAACCTGGACCGCCTAGGGAAGTCAGAG GTGGAACTGGTGCAGCTGGTGATAGATGGTGTGAACTACCTGATCGACTGTGAGCGGCGGCTGGAGAAGGGGCAGGATATCCGCATCCCCTCACCACTGCAGCAGTTCCGGCACTGA
- the SERINC4 gene encoding serine incorporator 4, protein MAGTVARGHLLHPLLFQLCCGCHGLRVSMSTRILYTLLHVLASAVCCLMLSRTVAQAITEKVPFSVVLCQHLPGGTDCEQLVGSSAVYRVCFGTACFHLAQAALLLNVRSSSDRRAQLHNGFWLLKLLVLVGLWAASFFIPEDNFIQAWHYTGVCGGFAFILIQLVLITAFAHTWNKNWLTGAAQDKRWYLAVLLATAIFYTLASAAFSFLYKFYTHPAACHLNKALLAINGSLCGIMSFISITPCVRLKQPRSGLLQSSIISCYVMYLTFSALSSRPPERVLYKGQNLTVCFPGVQQDELQTEDTTVAVLGAAIMYACVLFACNEASYLAEVFGPLWMVKVYSFEFKKPSCCFCCPEKMEEELRGTNQTSEQVEESARGQFIIQDEQDRVVYSYSAFHFVFFLASLYVMMTLTNWFSYENAALETTFTQGSWSTFWVKASSCWACVLLYLWLLLSPFCLHGSAQHRHSAGPRIMRRRRAPQRINVST, encoded by the exons ATGGCAGGCACAGTGGCACGCGGGCACCTCCTGCACCCGTTGCTCTTCCAG ctctgctgcgGTTGTCACGGGCTCCGTGTGTCCATGAGCACACGTATCCTCTACACGCTCCTGCATGTCCTGGCCTCTGCTGTTTGCTGCCTCATGCTGTCCCGCACTGTGGCCCAGGCTATCACAGAGAAG GTGCCCTTCTCAGTGGTGCTGTGCCAACACCTGCCTGGGGGCACAGACTGCGAGCAGCTGGTGGGCTCCTCAGCTGTGTACCGGGTCTGTTTTGGTACTGCCTGCTTCcacctggcacaggctgccctgctgctcaaTGTGCGGTCCAGCTCTGACCGCCGTGCACAGCTCCACAATGG GTTCTGGCTCCTGAAGCTTCTGGTGCTGGTGGGCCTCTGGGCTGCCAGCTTCTTCATCCCTGAGGACAACTTCATCCAAG cctggcacTACACAGGTGTCTGTGGGGGCTTTGCCTTCATCCTCATCCAGCTGGTTCTGATCACAGCCTTTGCACACACCTGGAACAAGAactg gctgacaggcGCTGCACAGGACAAACGCTGGtatctggctgtgctgctggccacGGCCATCTTTTACACCCTTGCCTCTGCcgccttttccttcctctacaAGTTCTACACCCATCCAGCTGCCTGCCACCTCAACAAAGCACTGCTTGCCATCAATGGCAGCCTCTGTGGCATCATGTCCTTCATCTCCATCACACCATGTGTGCGGCTCA AGCAGCCACGGTCAGGGCTGCTGCAGTCCTCAATCATCAGCTGCTATGTGATGTACCTCACCTTCTCTGCACTGTCCAGCCGCCCCCCAGAGAGAG tgctgtACAAGGGGCAGAACCTCACTGTTTGCTTCCCGGGGGTGCAGCAGGATGAGCTGCAGACAGAGGACACCACGGTCGCCGTGCTGGGCGCTGCTATCATGTACGCCTGCGTGCTCTTCGCATG CAATGAAGCCTCATACCTCGCTGAGGTGTTTGGGCCCCTCTGGATGGTCAAAGTCTACAGCTTTGAGTTTAAA aaaCCTTCCTGTTGCTTCTGTTGCCCTGAGAAGATGGAGGAGGAGCTGAGAG GCACCAACCAGACAAGTGAGCAAGTAGAGGAGAGTGCCAGGGGACAGTTCATCATCCAGGATGAGCAGGACCGGGTGGTCTACAGCTACTCAGCTTTCCACTTTGTCTTCTTTCTTGCCTCACTCTATGTTATGATGACACTCACCAACTGGTTCAG CTATGAGAATGCAGCACTGGAGACCACCTTCACACAAGGCAGCTGGTCAACCTTCTGGGTGAAGGCATCCTCGTGCTGGGCTTGTGTCCTGCTCTACCtatggctgctgctgagcccctTCTGCCTCCATGGCTCCGCACAGCACCGGCACAGTGCAGGGCCACGAATCATGCGGCGCCGACGTGCTCCACAGCGCATCAACGTCTCCACATAG
- the PDIA3 gene encoding protein disulfide-isomerase A3 has product MSVPRLSQPALPAALLLFLLLSLGTRASDVVELTDADFESGLAERPGLVLVEFFAPWCGHCKRLAPEYESAATRLKGIVPLVKVDCTANSNTCNKYGVSGYPTLKIFRDGEEAGTYDGPRTADGIVSHLKKQAGPASVALSSVAEFEKFIGDKDASVVGFFDDTSGDAYSEFMKAANSLRDNYRFAHTTEEQLVQKYREDGEGVVLFRPPRLTNKFEESSIKYPEDKITSGKIKKFIQENIFGICPHMTEDNKDLIQGKDLLVAYYDVDYEKNAKGSNYWRNRVMMIAKKFLDAGHKLSYAVASRKTFGHELSEFGLDSSVGEAPVVAIRTAKGDKYVMQEEFSRDGKALERFLQDYFDGNLKKYLKSEPVPESNDGPVKVVVAENFDEIVNAHDKDVLIEFYAPWCGHCKNLEPKYKELGEKLSKDPNIVIAKMDATANDVPSPYEVRGFPTIYFAPAGKKQSPKKYEGGREVSDFISYLKREATNAPVLQEEEKSKKSKKKVKEDL; this is encoded by the exons ATGTCCGTGCCTCGGCTCTCGCAGCCGGCCTTGCCTGCCGCGCTGCtcttgttcctgctgctctccctcgGCACTCGCGCCTCTGACGTGGTGGAGCTCACCGATGCCGATTTCGAGAGTGGCCTGGCCGAGCGCCCGGGGCTGGTGCTCGTGGAGTTCTTCGCCCCCTG GTGCGGACACTGCAAGCGGCTGGCGCCGGAATACGAGTCGGCCGCCACCCGGCTGAAGGGGATCGTGCCTCTCGTGAAG GTTGACTGTACAGCAAACTCCAACACCTGTAACAAGTATGGAGTCAGTGGATATCCCACATTAAAGATTTTTCGAGATGGAGAAGAGGCAGGGACCTATGATGGGCCCAGAACAGCAG ATGGGATTGTCAGCCATCTCAAGAAACAGGCGGGACCTGCTTCGGTGGCTCTCAGTTCTGTGGCTGAGTTTGAGAAGTTCATTGGTGATAAAGATGCTTCTGTTGTGG GCTTCTTTGATGATACATCGGGGGATGCTTATTCAGAGTTCATGAAAGCAGCCAACAGCCTCAGGGATAACTACCGCTTTGCACACACCACCGAGGAGCAGCTGGTGCAGAAGTACAGGGAAGATGGAGA AGGTGTAGTCTTATTCCGTCCTCCACGCCTGACCAACAAGTTTGAGGAGAGCTCTATCAAGTATCCAGAAGACAAAATCACCAGTGGAAAGATCAAGAAATTCATCCAGGAGAACAT CTTTGGCATCTGCCCACACATGACTGAAGACAACAAAGACTTGATCCAGGGCAAGGACTTGCTGGTGGCCTACTATGATGTTGACTATGAGAAGAATGCGAAAGGATCCAACTACTGGCGCAACAG AGTTATGATGATTGCAAAGAAGTTCTTGGATGCTGGCCACAAACTGTCTTATGCTGTTGCTAGTCGGAAAACGTTTGGCCATGAACTTTCTGAGTTTGGTCTGGACAGCAGTGTGGGTGAGGCCCCCGTTGTTGCCATCAGAACTGCCAAAGGAGATAAATATGTCATGCAAGAAGAGTTCTC CCGTGATGGAAAGGCTCTGGAGAGATTCCTGCAAGATTACTTTGATGGAAACTtgaaaaaatacctgaaatcAGAGCCTGTCCCTGAAAGCAACGATGGCCCTGTAAAG GTGGTGGTGGCTGAGAACTTTGATGAAATAGTTAATGCTCACGACAAAGATGTTCTGATAGAGTTTTATGCACCCTGGTGCGGCCACTGCAAGAATCTGGAGCCGAAATACAAAGAATTGGGGGAGAAG CTCAGCAAAGATCCCAATATCGTCATTGCCAAAATGGATGCTACAGCCAATGATGTGCCTTCTCCCTATGAAGTCCGAGG tTTCCCCACCATCTATTTTGCTCCAGCTGGAAAGAAGCAGAGTCCAAAGAAGTATGAG GGGGGCAGAGAAGTGAGTGACTTCATCAGCTACCTAAAGCGGGAGGCAACCAACGCTCCCgtgctgcaggaggaagagaaatCCAAGAAATCCAAGAAGAAGGTGAAGGAGGATTTGTAA